A stretch of the Flavobacterium aquiphilum genome encodes the following:
- the ric gene encoding iron-sulfur cluster repair di-iron protein, with the protein MNIQENQIIGELVAKDYRTASVFKKYGIDFCCQGNRTINDACEAKKIDEKLVVSDLNSLIQSNSENTIDYKSWPIDLLADYIEKKHHRYVEEKTLEIKPYLDKICRVHGERHPELHEINEHFNATAGELAKHMKKEELILFPRVRKMVQAKQNNSKWETPQSGTVHNPIQMMMDEHTTEGDRFRKIETLSNNYTPPEDACNTYRVTIALLKEFEQDLHLHIHLENNILFPKAIELEKELSQKN; encoded by the coding sequence ATGAATATTCAAGAAAACCAAATTATAGGCGAATTGGTAGCGAAAGACTACCGAACAGCATCAGTATTTAAAAAATACGGTATTGACTTTTGCTGTCAAGGCAACAGAACCATTAATGATGCTTGTGAGGCAAAAAAAATTGATGAGAAATTAGTTGTCTCAGATTTGAATTCACTTATACAATCCAATTCAGAAAATACAATCGATTATAAATCTTGGCCTATCGATTTATTGGCTGATTATATCGAGAAAAAACACCATCGTTATGTGGAAGAAAAAACGTTGGAAATAAAACCCTACCTAGATAAAATCTGCAGAGTTCATGGAGAACGTCACCCCGAGTTGCATGAAATCAACGAACATTTCAATGCTACTGCCGGCGAATTGGCAAAACACATGAAAAAAGAAGAACTTATTTTGTTTCCTAGAGTACGTAAAATGGTTCAAGCAAAACAAAATAACTCCAAGTGGGAGACACCGCAATCTGGTACCGTACATAACCCTATTCAAATGATGATGGACGAACACACCACAGAAGGAGATCGATTTAGAAAAATTGAAACATTGAGCAATAATTACACACCGCCAGAAGATGCCTGTAATACTTATCGAGTAACAATTGCATTACTCAAAGAATTTGAACAGGATTTACACCTTCACATTCATTTGGAGAATAATATTTTGTTTCCAAAAGCGATAGAATTGGAAAAAGAATTGTCACAAAAAAACTAA
- a CDS encoding nuclear transport factor 2 family protein: MDITEFIKEWLDLSNSYDTENYLDKYAQNAVLNDPSVGRKFMGHNEIREYFNSYFIGYKTQTRLVNLTTGDNKAHLEVDFTGDFPGGQISGMFDFTFKDGKIATAKADLI, translated from the coding sequence ATGGACATCACAGAATTTATAAAAGAGTGGCTTGACCTAAGTAATAGCTATGATACCGAAAATTACCTAGATAAATATGCACAAAATGCAGTATTAAACGATCCATCCGTGGGACGAAAATTTATGGGACACAACGAGATAAGAGAGTATTTTAATAGCTACTTTATTGGCTATAAAACACAAACCAGATTAGTTAATTTAACTACTGGCGACAACAAGGCACATTTAGAAGTTGACTTTACCGGTGATTTTCCCGGAGGCCAAATTAGCGGAATGTTTGACTTCACCTTTAAAGATGGAAAAATTGCTACGGCAAAGGCAGACTTAATCTAA
- a CDS encoding helix-turn-helix domain-containing protein has protein sequence MKDNVIEIKSISELDKLYGCTRPKHPLIRMIDLTSAQRSPLFKENTFYKLGFYAIFFKKYIFEIDYGRLYCDFHEGSIMFTGPNQVIAPNPSLIPEEGWGLFFHPDILIKSDLNKKISDYSFFHYDSNEALHISDEEKSTIWDCVEKIKKEYSQNIDKHTQNLIQNNIELLLNYCERFYDRQFFTRAKVNIEIVLNFEKLLSEYFSNARLLDNGLPDVKYFANELNFSPNYLSDLLKKHTGKTTQELIHLKIIEDAKKMLWNSEKTISEIAYSLGFEHPSHFTKIFKNKTGISPNEYRSLN, from the coding sequence ATGAAAGATAATGTAATTGAAATAAAATCAATTTCTGAATTGGATAAGCTATACGGTTGTACAAGGCCTAAGCATCCACTAATCAGAATGATTGATTTAACTAGCGCACAAAGAAGTCCACTATTCAAAGAAAATACTTTTTATAAGCTGGGGTTTTATGCCATATTTTTCAAAAAATACATTTTCGAAATTGATTATGGTAGATTATACTGTGACTTTCACGAGGGCTCTATAATGTTTACTGGTCCAAATCAAGTAATTGCTCCTAATCCCAGTCTAATTCCGGAGGAAGGCTGGGGCTTGTTTTTTCATCCAGATATCTTAATTAAATCAGATTTAAATAAAAAAATTAGTGATTATTCTTTTTTCCACTATGATTCAAATGAAGCCTTGCATATTTCTGATGAAGAAAAAAGTACAATATGGGATTGTGTAGAAAAAATAAAAAAAGAATATTCTCAAAACATAGACAAACACACTCAAAATCTAATTCAAAACAATATTGAATTACTATTGAACTATTGCGAACGATTTTACGACAGACAATTTTTTACAAGAGCCAAAGTCAATATTGAAATAGTTTTAAATTTTGAAAAACTATTAAGTGAATATTTTTCTAATGCTAGACTTTTAGACAATGGATTACCTGATGTTAAGTACTTCGCAAATGAACTGAATTTTTCACCAAATTATTTATCAGATCTACTGAAAAAACATACTGGAAAAACTACTCAAGAACTAATTCATCTTAAAATTATTGAAGATGCAAAAAAAATGTTATGGAACTCAGAAAAAACCATAAGTGAAATAGCGTACAGTTTGGGTTTTGAACATCCCTCCCACTTTACTAAAATTTTTAAAAACAAAACAGGAATTTCTCCCAATGAATACAGAAGCTTAAACTAA
- a CDS encoding nuclear transport factor 2 family protein → MESFKNQMSSERAVQQVLAQYVRAVDKQDGDMLSNLFTADGKVEIYDFNAENPILLFTLNGKNEIANAISTLMLPHPKKGWSHHTTHDHIISVNESDAEMDAQFIRFDSVGATKPENGWPSGTIGLMGTVTPTESGYYKPSLKKIEGEWKMVTHRIYHDLTFAFPE, encoded by the coding sequence ATGGAAAGTTTTAAAAATCAAATGAGTTCAGAAAGAGCCGTTCAACAAGTTTTAGCCCAATATGTAAGAGCTGTAGATAAACAAGATGGCGATATGCTAAGTAATCTTTTTACAGCTGATGGTAAAGTTGAAATTTATGATTTCAACGCAGAAAATCCAATTTTATTATTCACACTTAACGGAAAGAATGAAATTGCAAATGCTATTTCAACTTTAATGTTGCCGCATCCCAAAAAAGGCTGGAGCCATCATACTACACACGACCATATTATCTCAGTAAATGAAAGTGACGCCGAAATGGATGCTCAATTCATTAGATTTGATTCGGTCGGAGCAACCAAACCAGAGAATGGATGGCCATCAGGGACAATAGGTTTAATGGGTACTGTTACTCCAACTGAGTCTGGTTACTATAAACCTTCATTAAAAAAAATAGAGGGAGAATGGAAAATGGTAACTCATAGAATATATCATGATCTTACTTTTGCCTTTCCTGAATAA
- a CDS encoding nitric-oxide reductase large subunit, which yields MSQEKKLWIGLLLVALFSFGVLGYYGYEIYQQSPPVPEKIISENKEVIFTGQEIKDGQNVWQSMGGQEMGTIWGHGAYVAPDWTADWLHREAIFILNRYAQKDFNKDFDALDKEKQAALKIRLQADLRTNRYDEKTKTIIISENRVLAIQYLSHYYEGLFTNSPEFDKLRNDYAIPKNAIKDANRMHKMNAFFFWATWATVTERPNSDISYTHNWPADDLVGNKATTDLMAWSGVSIITLILCIGLLVFYHAKSGEGESLPIPKSDPLLKQGMTPSMYLVKKYFWVVSLLMILQVLLGIVTAHYGVEGNGLYGIPIDKFLPYAVTRTWHTQLAILWIATAWLATGLYIAPAVSGKDPKFQCFGINFLFIALLIIVVGSMIGQWFGVMQKLNLVQNFWFGHQGYEYVDLGRFWQIFLLVGLFLWLALMVRPLLPILKRKTEEKNLIILFLISCSAIALFYSAGLMWGRQTNLAISEYWRWWVVHLWVEGFFEVFATVVIAFLFVRLGLLKTKTATLNVLFSTIVFLSGGILGTFHHLYFSGTPSAVMALGATFSALEVVPLTLIGYEAYHNYKLSKASAWVDDYKWPIYFMLAVSFWNFLGAGIFGFIINPPIALYYVQGLNTTPLHGHTALFGVYGMLGIGLMLFVLRSLYRNTLWNNKLIKTTFWSLNIGLFLMATMSLLPIGIWQAIESIEKGMWYARSAELMQDPNMITLKWLRTFGDVLFAIGIVSFAWFVFDLTLKNKNK from the coding sequence ATGAGTCAAGAAAAAAAATTATGGATTGGATTGTTATTAGTAGCGCTCTTTTCCTTTGGAGTTTTAGGATATTATGGCTACGAAATTTACCAACAATCACCACCCGTTCCTGAAAAAATAATTTCAGAAAACAAGGAAGTCATTTTTACCGGTCAGGAAATTAAAGACGGCCAAAATGTTTGGCAAAGTATGGGAGGCCAAGAAATGGGAACCATCTGGGGGCATGGTGCTTATGTCGCCCCAGATTGGACTGCCGACTGGCTTCATAGAGAAGCTATTTTTATATTGAACCGCTATGCGCAAAAAGATTTCAATAAAGATTTTGACGCATTGGACAAAGAAAAGCAAGCTGCTCTAAAAATACGTTTGCAAGCCGATTTAAGAACCAATAGATACGATGAAAAAACAAAAACAATAATTATTTCTGAAAATCGTGTTTTAGCTATTCAATATTTAAGTCATTATTACGAAGGTTTGTTTACGAATTCTCCCGAATTTGACAAATTACGAAATGACTATGCTATTCCAAAAAATGCCATCAAAGACGCAAATAGAATGCACAAAATGAATGCATTTTTCTTTTGGGCAACTTGGGCAACAGTTACAGAAAGACCTAATTCTGATATTTCATACACGCACAACTGGCCTGCAGATGACTTAGTAGGAAACAAAGCCACTACCGATTTAATGGCTTGGTCGGGTGTCAGTATTATAACCTTGATACTCTGTATTGGATTATTGGTTTTTTATCATGCAAAATCAGGTGAAGGGGAAAGTTTACCAATACCAAAATCAGATCCGCTTTTAAAACAAGGGATGACCCCATCGATGTATTTGGTGAAAAAATATTTCTGGGTGGTGAGTTTGCTCATGATTTTACAAGTGCTGTTGGGAATTGTAACTGCCCATTATGGTGTCGAAGGAAATGGTTTGTATGGAATTCCAATAGACAAATTTCTGCCTTACGCCGTAACCAGGACTTGGCACACCCAATTGGCCATTTTATGGATAGCCACAGCCTGGCTTGCAACAGGATTGTATATTGCTCCGGCAGTTTCGGGCAAAGATCCTAAATTTCAATGTTTTGGAATCAACTTTTTGTTCATTGCTTTACTCATAATAGTGGTTGGATCCATGATCGGTCAATGGTTTGGAGTGATGCAAAAACTAAACTTGGTTCAAAATTTCTGGTTTGGACATCAAGGTTATGAATATGTTGATCTAGGCCGTTTCTGGCAAATCTTTCTGCTGGTTGGACTTTTCTTGTGGTTGGCTTTAATGGTTCGACCTCTACTTCCTATTTTAAAAAGAAAAACGGAAGAAAAAAATCTAATCATTCTCTTTTTAATTTCATGTTCTGCGATTGCACTTTTCTATTCTGCCGGATTAATGTGGGGAAGACAAACCAATCTTGCCATTTCTGAATATTGGAGATGGTGGGTAGTCCACTTGTGGGTAGAAGGATTCTTTGAAGTGTTTGCAACAGTTGTAATTGCTTTCCTTTTTGTTCGTTTGGGCTTATTGAAAACCAAAACAGCCACATTGAATGTATTGTTTAGCACTATAGTCTTTTTGTCTGGAGGAATTTTAGGAACATTTCACCATTTGTATTTTTCAGGGACACCCAGTGCCGTTATGGCTTTGGGAGCTACGTTTAGCGCCTTGGAAGTAGTACCGTTAACCCTTATCGGATATGAAGCGTATCACAACTATAAACTTTCTAAAGCATCAGCTTGGGTTGATGATTATAAATGGCCTATTTATTTCATGCTTGCTGTATCCTTTTGGAATTTTCTAGGAGCTGGTATATTCGGGTTTATAATTAATCCCCCAATAGCATTGTATTATGTTCAAGGCTTGAATACTACTCCTCTTCATGGTCATACCGCATTATTTGGAGTATATGGAATGTTGGGAATTGGTTTGATGTTATTTGTTCTAAGAAGTTTGTATAGAAACACCTTATGGAACAACAAGTTAATCAAAACCACTTTCTGGTCACTTAATATTGGTCTGTTTTTAATGGCAACAATGAGTTTGCTTCCAATTGGTATTTGGCAAGCCATAGAAAGTATCGAAAAAGGAATGTGGTACGCTCGTTCTGCTGAATTAATGCAAGATCCTAACATGATTACATTAAAATGGCTACGTACCTTTGGTGATGTTTTATTTGCAATAGGCATTGTTTCATTCGCTTGGTTTGTATTTGATCTAACATTAAAAAACAAAAACAAGTAA
- a CDS encoding helix-turn-helix domain-containing protein: MNKDLNIPLKLNSISEMHKVLGFPKPLHPLISLVNYSDIKTPYEEWPKSIQPNFYKISYKKSVTGKIKYGQGYYDFVEGGLSFIFPNQVIACADDEQDYSGYTLLIHPDFFRGYSLDNKIKTYGFFSYCATEALYLSDKEKKIIFYVFENISDELNNTIDDFSQDLVISYIEVLLNYSNRFYKRQFLTRKHINNGLLAKMEKILNEYFNNEYAINSGIPSVEYIAKHLNVSARYLSDMLRAITGQNAQQHIHNVLIEKAKEYLTTTNLSVSEIAYKLGFEQPQSFNKLFKNKTNKTPVQFKHEFHQN; the protein is encoded by the coding sequence ATGAATAAAGATCTAAATATACCTTTAAAATTAAATTCAATTTCAGAAATGCATAAAGTTTTAGGATTTCCAAAACCTTTGCACCCTCTTATAAGTTTAGTAAATTATTCTGATATTAAAACACCCTATGAAGAATGGCCTAAATCAATTCAACCAAACTTTTATAAAATTTCGTATAAAAAAAGTGTAACCGGAAAAATAAAATACGGACAAGGTTACTATGATTTTGTCGAAGGAGGGTTATCTTTTATATTTCCAAATCAAGTTATAGCATGTGCAGACGATGAACAAGATTACTCGGGGTATACTTTACTAATACATCCAGATTTTTTTAGAGGATATTCATTAGATAATAAAATAAAAACCTATGGTTTCTTTTCGTACTGTGCCACCGAGGCTTTATATCTTTCAGATAAAGAAAAGAAAATTATCTTCTACGTTTTTGAAAATATAAGTGATGAACTCAATAATACGATTGATGATTTTAGTCAAGATTTGGTCATTTCTTACATTGAAGTGTTATTGAACTATAGTAATCGTTTTTATAAGCGGCAATTTTTAACAAGAAAACATATAAACAATGGCTTGTTAGCCAAAATGGAAAAAATATTAAATGAATATTTTAACAATGAATACGCTATAAATTCAGGTATACCTAGTGTAGAATACATAGCAAAACATCTTAACGTATCAGCTAGATATTTAAGTGATATGCTACGAGCTATTACAGGGCAAAATGCACAACAGCACATTCATAATGTGTTGATTGAAAAAGCCAAAGAATATTTAACAACCACAAATTTATCTGTTTCAGAAATTGCTTATAAATTAGGTTTTGAGCAGCCACAATCATTCAATAAATTATTTAAAAACAAGACGAATAAGACTCCTGTTCAATTTAAACATGAGTTTCATCAAAATTAA
- a CDS encoding SDR family oxidoreductase, translated as MQKTIFITGTSSGLGKATAKLFHANDWYIIAAMRNPENEMELTKLKNCTLVKLDIANPIEIKTAIETVLKKHTINVVVNNAGYGLVGPLESLSDQQITKQLNTNLLGTIRVSKEFMPHFQQKKNGLFINITSMFGLIGYPTCSVYAATKFGIDGFSESLAYEVSHLGIKVKTIAPGGIKTDFAGRSLDSSSHVAYKNLIDKVSEGYSEDKISQFSTPENIANVIYEAVTDNKNQIRYVAGSDAIHLYNERLKLNPEGQFQTLITEFNSFNNDTNE; from the coding sequence ATGCAAAAGACAATCTTCATTACCGGAACCTCTTCCGGCTTAGGCAAAGCAACTGCAAAATTATTTCACGCCAACGATTGGTATATAATCGCTGCCATGCGCAATCCCGAAAACGAAATGGAACTAACTAAACTTAAAAATTGTACCCTCGTCAAATTAGACATTGCAAACCCGATAGAAATTAAAACTGCTATTGAAACAGTTCTTAAAAAACACACAATTAATGTGGTGGTCAATAATGCAGGATATGGCTTGGTTGGTCCACTTGAGTCTCTGTCTGATCAACAAATAACAAAACAATTAAACACCAATCTACTGGGAACAATAAGAGTATCCAAAGAGTTTATGCCCCATTTTCAACAAAAGAAAAATGGACTTTTTATCAACATTACTTCGATGTTTGGCTTAATTGGCTATCCAACATGTTCTGTTTATGCAGCCACTAAATTTGGGATAGACGGATTTTCGGAAAGTCTAGCCTATGAAGTTTCTCATTTGGGAATAAAAGTTAAAACAATAGCTCCTGGTGGAATAAAAACCGATTTTGCCGGACGCTCTTTAGATAGTAGCAGTCATGTTGCATATAAAAATCTAATTGATAAAGTGAGCGAAGGATATAGTGAAGACAAAATAAGTCAATTTTCAACACCTGAGAACATTGCAAATGTAATTTATGAAGCAGTAACCGATAATAAAAATCAAATTAGATATGTTGCTGGTTCAGATGCTATACACCTATATAACGAAAGATTAAAACTAAATCCGGAAGGACAATTTCAAACTTTAATAACTGAATTTAATTCATTCAACAATGATACAAACGAATAA
- a CDS encoding RrF2 family transcriptional regulator: MFSKACEYGIKASIYIAERSLAGRKTGLKEISEAIESPTAYTSKILQHLCRSFIINSDKGPTGGFSIDIQRMEKIKLSAIVFAIDGDSIYNGCGLGLKKCDEKKPCPVHNQFKLVRDELKKMLETTTVKTLAMDHEKKLTFLKR; encoded by the coding sequence ATGTTTTCAAAAGCTTGTGAATACGGTATTAAGGCATCAATCTACATTGCTGAACGATCTTTGGCTGGAAGAAAAACGGGCTTGAAAGAAATTTCAGAAGCAATAGAATCGCCAACTGCTTATACTTCAAAAATACTGCAACATCTTTGTCGAAGTTTTATCATAAACTCCGACAAAGGCCCTACAGGTGGCTTCTCAATAGATATTCAGAGAATGGAAAAAATAAAGCTGAGCGCAATAGTTTTCGCAATTGATGGAGATTCAATTTACAATGGCTGTGGTTTAGGGTTAAAAAAATGTGACGAAAAAAAGCCCTGTCCTGTGCATAATCAATTTAAACTAGTTAGGGATGAACTTAAAAAAATGTTAGAAACAACTACTGTAAAAACATTGGCTATGGATCATGAAAAAAAATTAACCTTTTTAAAGCGCTAA
- a CDS encoding inositol monophosphatase family protein translates to MIQTNNISALLNIVRTIGNEFAKDFKKHKIPTEPEEFQKMFDTIDKKCLTYLKDNISKLYPAIPWADDELNIEIQKQDSNLASYWICDSMDGAVQYMQHLLGWTINLVLMKNGQPDLAIIYDPLQNEMFWAENAKGAFLNNIELKIAPKNNMEVMLACFNHSPLHKSVLGLNKKTSNLVEKLLNEFGAVRNYGPTGLQIANVGAGRIDIFCQEGLDTYNWLAGILIAKEAGATILNKNGNSWQWGDDTLFVSSSNILSKFIKTI, encoded by the coding sequence ATGATACAAACGAATAATATCTCAGCACTTTTGAACATTGTGAGAACAATAGGAAACGAGTTTGCAAAGGATTTTAAGAAACATAAAATCCCAACAGAACCCGAAGAATTTCAAAAAATGTTTGACACTATTGATAAAAAGTGTTTGACCTATTTAAAAGATAACATTTCCAAATTATATCCAGCAATCCCTTGGGCAGATGATGAATTAAATATAGAGATTCAAAAACAAGACAGCAATTTAGCCTCATATTGGATTTGTGATTCAATGGATGGAGCTGTACAATACATGCAGCATTTACTAGGTTGGACTATTAATTTAGTACTTATGAAAAATGGACAACCTGATTTAGCTATAATATATGATCCTTTACAAAATGAAATGTTTTGGGCTGAAAATGCAAAAGGGGCTTTTTTGAACAATATTGAACTAAAAATAGCTCCAAAAAACAATATGGAAGTTATGCTAGCATGTTTCAATCATTCACCATTACATAAAAGTGTTTTAGGTTTAAACAAAAAAACAAGCAACCTAGTTGAAAAATTATTAAACGAATTTGGCGCAGTAAGAAATTATGGTCCAACAGGGCTACAAATTGCAAATGTTGGAGCAGGTAGAATTGATATATTCTGTCAAGAAGGATTAGATACGTATAATTGGCTTGCTGGGATATTGATAGCTAAAGAAGCTGGAGCAACAATTTTAAATAAAAATGGAAATAGTTGGCAATGGGGAGATGATACCTTATTTGTAAGTTCATCAAATATTTTATCAAAATTCATAAAAACAATTTAA
- a CDS encoding alpha-amylase family glycosyl hydrolase, whose amino-acid sequence MEQNNKTITNGVMLNAYPDSIGTKLCDTISMLKKPDFKDVFSLFYVLPTFFNSDLDRGFSIIDYNINKDLVTTADLDALNELNIKLKFDIVLNHLSVASPQFKDLLKKGNQSKYKDFFINWNEFWEGNGQKNEEGIIIPKEEFLKKLFMRKSGLPILKVHFPDGTEQPYWNTFYQQITYKKIAAADLQNIKQLTAEQRIIISKKINDAIEQNQDFSSIKLEDCAPFKTEILQIVEQNRSYLGQMDVNATSPLVWDFYEETLKKLNGYGCNILRLDAFAYLHKQIGKSNFFNKPGTWEYLERIKQIADKNSLMLLPEIHAEYGLHLHDEVANEGYTIYDFFLPGLTIHTIENKSSKALLNWAKEILDKGYKTVNMLGCHDGIPVLDLKGKEINGVYNKGMLEDDEIETIMSTIIERGGRVKNLYDPSGKKISYYQVNATFFSALGEDEQKLLLARAIQMFMPGIPQVWYLDIFAGKNNYEAADHGGSAGHKEINRTTLSLQDIERGLKTDVVKKQLEIIRLRNTSSAFLGKVEINPSTDDSIAIKWTNNNTIAYLEADLKTNTFTIHHTENQITKKMIF is encoded by the coding sequence ATGGAGCAAAATAACAAAACAATCACTAACGGTGTTATGCTTAACGCCTATCCTGACAGTATTGGGACCAAGCTGTGTGACACTATAAGTATGCTTAAAAAACCGGACTTTAAGGATGTTTTTTCTTTATTCTATGTGTTGCCTACATTTTTTAATAGCGATTTAGACAGAGGTTTTTCTATTATTGATTATAATATTAATAAAGATTTAGTTACTACAGCAGATTTAGATGCTTTGAATGAACTCAATATTAAATTAAAATTTGACATTGTATTGAATCATCTCTCCGTTGCATCACCACAATTCAAAGATTTGCTAAAAAAAGGAAATCAATCAAAATACAAAGATTTTTTTATCAATTGGAATGAATTTTGGGAGGGCAATGGCCAAAAAAATGAAGAAGGAATTATTATTCCTAAAGAAGAATTTCTCAAGAAACTTTTCATGAGAAAATCTGGTTTACCCATATTAAAAGTGCATTTCCCAGATGGCACCGAACAACCCTATTGGAACACCTTTTATCAGCAAATAACTTATAAAAAAATTGCTGCTGCTGATTTGCAAAATATAAAACAATTAACAGCAGAGCAGCGCATCATTATAAGTAAAAAAATCAACGATGCAATCGAACAAAATCAAGATTTTAGCAGTATAAAACTTGAAGATTGTGCGCCTTTCAAAACAGAAATTTTACAAATCGTTGAACAAAATCGTTCCTATTTAGGGCAAATGGATGTCAATGCAACATCTCCATTAGTTTGGGATTTTTATGAAGAAACCTTAAAAAAACTAAATGGTTATGGTTGCAATATTCTTCGTTTGGATGCTTTTGCTTATTTGCACAAACAAATTGGCAAATCGAACTTTTTCAACAAACCCGGCACTTGGGAATATTTAGAGCGTATCAAACAAATTGCAGACAAAAATAGTTTAATGCTCTTGCCTGAAATTCATGCAGAATATGGACTTCATTTGCATGACGAAGTAGCAAACGAAGGTTATACTATTTATGATTTTTTCTTACCTGGTTTGACTATCCACACTATAGAAAACAAATCGAGTAAAGCTCTACTAAACTGGGCAAAGGAAATTCTTGATAAAGGATACAAAACAGTAAACATGCTGGGTTGTCACGACGGTATTCCAGTTTTAGATTTAAAAGGAAAAGAAATTAATGGTGTTTACAATAAAGGCATGTTAGAAGATGATGAAATAGAAACCATCATGAGTACAATCATCGAGCGTGGTGGTCGTGTAAAAAATCTTTATGATCCATCAGGGAAAAAGATTTCTTATTACCAAGTAAATGCCACTTTCTTTAGTGCATTGGGTGAAGACGAACAAAAATTACTTTTGGCTAGAGCGATCCAAATGTTCATGCCAGGAATACCTCAGGTTTGGTATCTGGATATTTTTGCAGGAAAGAATAATTATGAAGCAGCAGATCATGGTGGCAGTGCAGGGCACAAAGAAATTAACCGTACCACATTAAGTTTGCAAGACATTGAGCGTGGATTAAAAACTGATGTTGTAAAGAAACAGTTGGAGATTATTCGTTTAAGAAACACATCAAGCGCTTTTTTGGGCAAAGTTGAAATAAATCCATCGACTGATGATTCAATAGCTATCAAATGGACCAACAATAATACTATAGCATATTTAGAAGCCGACCTTAAAACCAATACGTTCACAATACATCATACCGAAAATCAAATTACTAAAAAAATGATTTTTTAA